The following proteins come from a genomic window of Takifugu rubripes chromosome 11, fTakRub1.2, whole genome shotgun sequence:
- the ndufc2 gene encoding NADH dehydrogenase [ubiquinone] 1 subunit C2 — translation MVLVPDEGKSLPPPGIVNRTSIWLGGVGWCSAMLHNAINHRPPLKSGVHRQVLLTTIGWFLGYQLTKYANYVNAKLDRDMMEYVKLHPVDFPPTEKKTFAEIVEPFIPVR, via the exons ATGGTCCTTGTACCGGATGAGGGGAAGTCGCTCCCTCCACCGGGAATCGTCAACAGGACCTCGATTTGGCTGGGCGGTGTAGGCTGGTGCTCCGCTATGCTCCATAATGCCATCAACCACAGGCCGCCGCTAAAGTCAG GTGTTCATAGACAGGTCCTGTTGACGACCATTGGATGGTTCCTAGGCTACCAGCTTACAAAATATGCAAATTACGTGAATGCAAAACTTGATCGAGATATGATGGAGTATGTCAAACTCCATCCAGTGGAttttcctcccacag aaaaaaagacttttgcAGAGATCGTCGAGCCTTTCATTCCTGTGCGCTAA